DNA from Elusimicrobiota bacterium:
TCGACGATGATTGGGTCTTAGATGCACCGGGTCACTACGAATTCGTCGTGGAGTGCGGATTCGAATGCACACGGATGACCAAGTCTGGGGATGTGAGCTATTCCAATCTGCACGCGAAGAGCGATCCGTTCACTGTAAATGTGGGCATCCCAAACAAGGCCATACAGAAATGAGAATGGCAAACGAAATGCAAAAAGTCCACCTAACATCGGGCTCTACGGCCGCGCGCATGCGCGGAGCCCGGTCAGGTGGGCCAACGCCGCGCGCACATAGCGCGCGCCGTAGGCCCCGGCGTTAGATTGCCCCGATGAGAATCCCATGAATGAAACCGTCGCCACAGACGAACGCCCGGGGTTTGTAAGGCTCATCGGTGTCCTCTGTCTTCTCGGTGGCTGCGGGAAATTCCTTTGGGCAATAGTGGCTGCTTTCTTAGCCGGAAAGTCGTCGGCAACATTGTCCTTGTTCTTCGGCCTCGAAGAGATCGGATCGGCGCTGGTGCTGATTGCCATGGGGTGGGGCTGCATGAGATTCCGGCACTGGGCACGAGGGTTGCTGATATCGCTGGGCCTCATCTGTCTCCCCGAGCTCATTTCAAACATCATCATGATGGCCGTCAGTGCGGGGCAAAGCCAGAAGATTCCCGGTCCGTATGGCTCGTTTGCCATTACGTTCGCGTTCTGCTACTTGGCGGCGAAAGTGGCCATGTTGGCCTTCATAGTCTCCGCATTGCTATCGAAGCAGGTCCATGCAACTTTCGTGAGCCGTAACCAAAAGCCTGATTGGAGCAACCGCTTTCAATTCGCGCCGTTGGTGATTCTTGTGTGGTCATTTTCGATCGCCTACGGCAAGGCCTCTCGTTTCGCCTTTGGCTGTGTCTTGCCCGTAAACGTCGGGTCCATCATGGGCCCTTGGTGGCAAGTCCACGAGATTTGTGTGCTCTTGCTCGGAATACTCGGTGCCGCATGGGTGATCCAAGGCCACCTGAGGCAGACTTGGTGGCTTCTTGTCGGAGCTGCCATCTTATCGCTGGCTTACTGCTTTACGCCGGGGTTCCTACCTCGCTTTAGCAATTTACAATCGCTCATGGACCAGTTCATGAGATCGGCTGGGATGGCGCAGAAGGAAGCCGAGCATATCGCTCAACGCTACTCCGATGCAATCGGGATTGTCGCTGGCATGCCCTTAAGGGTCTCGGAGGTTCTCAACATCGGCATCTGCACCGGATTCTTGGTTTTGACCAGAATGCAGTTCCTTCGCGGGCGGGGGAAAGGCGGGGCTTCGGGCGGCAGCGAGCGTCCGCCGACCCTCGGCCTACGCAGCAATCGTGAGACAACGAACCTGAGAAAGATTTTACATTTCATCGCATGCGCATCTCTCTGTCTCATATTGGTCTACCCGGTTGAGAAGTCAATCCTCAAGAGGTCTGCGATCACCCGTCTCACGGTGGAGTTCGATGTGGACCGACTACCTTCGTCTGCGGATCGGGATTCCGCGACAACCCAAGCGGCTGAAATCATTAAACGGCGGCTCACTCAATACCTTCAATCTGCCCATGTCTTCGAGCGCGATGGACGAAACCGGCTGCGGATCGAGGTGCGCGGCGTCGACGATTTGGAGAAATTAAAGACAGTGATATCACGGCCGGGGGTGCTCGAGTTCCGACTCATCGACGATTCACCATTTGCGCAGAAGGCGCTCTCTCACATCGGTGAGGAGGCCAATTCAGCCGAGCCCATCCCTGCTGGGGATACATTGCTTCGGGAGAAAGATGGGACTCCCTATCTTGTCCGAGGCAAAACCCCATTGACGGGTTCGGATTTGAAGAGCGCGGCCAGCATGCCCGACGGTGCGGCTGGCCAGCGTGGGGTCAGTGTTCAGTTCAATAGTCATGGCGCCGACATACTGGAGAAGGTCACTGCCGCCAACGTCGGCAAACGTATGGCACTCGTCTTGGACGGTTTGGTCTATACCGCTCCTAGGATCAAAGGGCCCATCAAGCAAGGGTCATTGATTATTGATGGACAGTTCAGTCGGGAGGAGGTCCGTGACCTTGCCGTCGTCCTAGGGTCCGGCCCTCTCCCCGTCCCCGTTAAGACCATTTCCAAGGTTCAGCAATTTCCAATCGATTGAGGCAATCTAACATCCGGAGTTGCGGGCGCGCGCACACGCGGCGCCCTACATGTGGTCAGCCTCTGCGGCGCGCTAATAGCGCGCGCCGCAGACCGTCGCGTTGTGCGGAATGGCGAAAGCTTGATAACGTAGCATGAAAATTGGGAACCGCGTTATCGTCGTCGGCGCAATATTCATCTTGCTGCTCGCAGCCATTGCGGTTCGGCAAAGACCTCGAGCAAAAGAAGCTCGGCCGCGACAGCTGCGGGCTTTGTATCTCCCCTACTGGTCGACTCGCGATTTGAAGCCTCTCAGCAATAATCTGGCTGACTGCCAGAAGTCTGTTCAAACCGCGATCGAAGCGGCGCGGGCGAATCCGCGTTGGGGAGACTTTGGGTTTAAATGCGGGCACCACTACCCGTTTAACGCCGATGCATCCGTAACAGACATTCAGTTGAAGCGGAAATCTGCAATCCTAAGACAATGGCCGGAATTCGTGCGACAAAATGCGGCCATGTTTGGCCTTGACCCTCAAACCATATTCCCAGGCAGACAAACTTCGTCGGGGACTTGGGCGGTACAAAGATGGAACGGCGTGTACATCCACACTTACCCCTTGTGGACTCATGGGGCCACGGCCCCTTCCGGGGACGATTTATTCATTCGGCCGTTGGGAATTAATACCCGTTCATGGACATTGAATAGCATTCCCTCAGTCAGTTCTGCGACGGCGACATCCATGGCTCGCCAAAAATGGCTTTCGCAGGGCCTTTCGCAGGGCGTCGAAATAGAGAGAATCGATCAGCCCATGCTTTCAATTGAGATCGGCTTGAGTAGCGAGTGCGGTACGCCTGAGAGCCCGGTGCTAGTTTGGAAGATCTACGGCAAGGCGAGAAAACAGGGGCACAATCCATATCCAAACTGTTGGCTCAATGCACATTCAGGGGAAGTTTGCGGTCGGTGCGATATCTGGGAGCATGTTACCCTATGAGGCCCCTGTGAACGGCCGGGGAGATAGGTGACAAAAACGTCCAGGGACATAGGGGACACCAGCAAGCTCCCCAAACCAGTCCGCGCCATCGCTCTGGCCGCACTCATCCTTCTCATCACGGCCCCGCCGCTCAAGGCCAGGGAGAGCCCCGCCATGTCCACCAACCGTGACGAATTAGAACGCCGGGCCGGCGACCAATGGGACGCCGCTCACGACGCCAAACGTCCCACACGCCAGCCCCAGCAAGCCGCCGCCTTGCAACGGCTCTTCGACAAGATCGACGCCCTGACCAAGCTCAAATCCTTCGACCTCAAAAAAGTCGCCAAGGTCCTAGGCCTGCGCCCGAAGTACGAAGAGACGCAGAGAAACGAATACTTCGTCATCTATGAGGCCAAGCTCCCTGACGGCGTCTTCCGGCGAGTCGAAGTCCGCGTCGGCTCCAACGCGGCGCGCGGAATCCTGATCGTAGACATCGACCCAGCGCTGGCCATCACCCCCGGCGAGGTCGCCGACCGCTTCGGCAGCGCCAAGGCCATCAGCAACCCCACTCTCCACGCGCCGCCGGATTCACCCTACTACTATCTCTACCCCAGGCCCGGCGGCGAGCTCCGCCTGGGCATCAAGCCGGGAGCCGTTCACACCGTGGTCAGTGTCGTCTGGGACACCATCAACAGCCTGGCAGGAAAAGGCGGCTGACCGACAGGGCTCACTGCCCCGGCTTAGCCTGCCCCGCCGCCGGCTGCGCCTTCCCGTAGTTCGCCAGCCCATCCGTAAAATCCTGCGGCAGACCCAACGCCTTCCCCGCGTCCGCCACCAAAGCCCGCAGCAGACCATCCTCCACCAGCAGGTCCGATGAAGCCGCCAGCACATCGCGCGGAGCCTGCTTGAGCGCGTCCTTGACGAAAGCCCGCACCGCCGGATCGGCCGCGTACTTAGCCCCCAACTCCACGAAGTTCTTGGACCCCGCCAGCCCCCGCAGGAACTTCACCGGGTCGTGGTCCTTCATGTAGTCGTCGTTGAGCTTCTTAAGGTCCGGATAATGCATCCAGTCCCGCCCGTACTGATGGATGGCCGGATACCGCTGCGTGTACTGGATGGCCAAGTCCCGCGCCTTCGCCTCGCTCTTGCGCACCGCCTCTGTAAAAGCGGAAACAGCCGCCCCCCCCGCCGCAGGCGCAGGCGGCGGAGCAACAGGAACCGCGGCCTGCTGGCCGGGAACCGGGGCCGGAGCCGCCGACCCAGGGAAGTCCCCCGGATTGACCAAATCCAACCCCGACTGCGGCTCAGCCAAAGGCGCGGCGGACTGCGCCTGCCCCGGCGCCACCGAATCCAGCCCGATCTTCACCGCCACCGGCTTCTCCTTCTGGGAGAGCTGCCAGAACATCACCCCCACCGCCGACCCCGCGATGAGCAGCCCCGCCAACAGCGCGGCAAGCCCGCCGGTGCGCTTGGTCGGCTCGTGTTCCATGGCCAACCAATTATAGCAGGTGCGCCGCTTCCCCGTCGCTCAGGAAGCGCCACTGCCCCGAAGCCACATCCAGCTCCAGCCCCCCCACGGCCACCCGCTTAAGCTCCAGCACCTTCAGCGCCGTCCCGAACTTCGGGTCCTTGAGCGCCCCAAAGATCCGCCGGATGTGCCGGTTCTTCCCCTCGTCGAGCTTCACCCGGACCCGAGTCTTAGGGCCCGCCCGGCCCAGCACCTCCACCTCCCGGGCCCGGCACAGCCCCTCCGGCGTCTCCACCCCCGCCAAAGCCTGCCGCACATGCTCCGGCGTCACCAAACCCCGCACCCAGACCTCGTAAGTCTTGAGCAGATGCCCCGGCCGTGTCAGCGCGTCAAGCACCTTGCCCTCTTTGGCAAAGAGCAGAAGCCCCCGCGAATCCAGGTCCAGCCGGCCCGCCGGCATCCAGCCCTCGGCGCGCGCCCAATCCGGCAAAAGGTCGTAGACCGTCTTGCGCCCCTTCTCGTCGCAGAGCGTGACCACGTAGCCCTTCGGCTTGTGCAGCATCAGCATGCGGGGCGCCATGGACCATTTTATAGCAAGTTGTCAGCCCCATTGACTTACGTTCGGAAGGGTATTATCATCCTCTTGCCATGCTCTACGCCCTCGTGGTCTTCAACGTCGTGACCTTGGCCCTCGTTCTCTGGGTCATCCTCACCATGGTCCGCCTGGACGAGCGCACCCGCAAGGCCGAAGCCCTGCCCCAGCAGATCGACCAGAACAAGGACGACACCCTGCGCCAGGTGCGCGAGGAGCTCAAGTCCACCAAAGCCGACTTCCAGAACAAGACCGACTCCGCCGTGGCCTCCATCCAGGCCGTCACCGGCCAGCTCGGCGAGCGCCTCAAGGCCGCGGGCGCCACCTTGGACAGCCTGCAGAACTCCACCGGCCAGCTCATCGCCGGCCTGCAGACCGTCTCCGAGCTGCGCGACGTGTTCCTGGTTCCCCAGCGCCGCGGCCCCCAGTCCGAGGTGCACCTCCAGTCCCTCCTGGAGAACATCTTCCCCCACGAGGACCTCAAGTTCCCCTACAGCCCCGACCCCGGCGCCTCGGAGAAGGTCGAGGCGGCGGTCAAGATCGCGGAGCGCTGGCTGCCCATAGACTCCAAGGCCCACATCGACAAGTTCCTGGAGTTCAAGAAGACCAACGCGCGCAAGGACAAGACCGCTTTCCTCAACGCCATCAAGGGCTCGGTCGAGGACATCTCCGCCAAGTACATCCGGCCCGAGCGCGGCACGCACGACTTCGCCTTCCTCTTCGTGCCGGCCGAGAGCCTGTGGATGGAGATCACCGAGTTCAAGACCGGCGAGGACGCCGGCCCGGACCTTTTCAGCTACGCGCGCGCCAAGAAGGTCATCCTGGTCTCGCCCCAGACCCTCTACCCCTACCTGCGCCTGGTCATGGTGGCCATGGCCGGCAAACAGCTCCAGAACAAGGCCCAGGAGCTGCACCAGAACCTGCAGGGCCTGCTCACCCGCTTCCACGAGGTGCGCGAGGCCGTGGACAAAGCCTCCAAGCAGATGGGCAACGCCAAGGCCAACCTCGACGAGGCCCGCCAGGGCTTGTCGGACTTCGAGGTCAGCCTGACCCGCGGCGTGTCCCTGGCCGCGCCCCAGGCCGCCGGGCTCGTGGAGTCCCAACGGAGCGCCTGATGCCCATGCGCCTGTCCAAGACCCAGTACATCCGCGGCCTGCAGTGCCTCAAATCATTGTGGCTGCATCACTTCCGGCCCGACCTGCGCGTGCCGGTCTCGCCCGCTTTGCAGCGCATCTTCGAGCAGGGCCGGGCCGTGGGCGAGCTGGCGCGACGGGCTTTCCCGGGCGGCATCCTCATCGCCGCGGACCACGACCACATCCCCGAGGCGCTCCAGCAGACCCAGTCGGCCCTCCAGACCGGGGTATCCGCCCTCTTCGAGCCCGCCTTCGTCCACGACGACCTGCTGGCGCGGCCGGACATCCTGGTCCGGGACGAAGGCGGCTGGGACCTCATCGAGGTCAAGGCCTCCACCGACGTCAAGGAGGTCTACCTGCCCGACGTGGCCGCGCAGCGCTTCGCGGTCGAAGGCTCGGGCCTCAAGGTGCGCCGGACCTTGCTCATGCACGTGGACAACGCCTACGTGCGCAAAGGCCCCGTGGACCCGCACAAGTTCTTCCGCACCCAGGACGTCTCCGCGCTCTGCGCGCCGCACCTCAAGGAGCTGCCCGCCAAGCTCGCGGCCATGCAGGCGACCATGGAAGGCGTGCTGCCGGAAGTCGAGATCGGCGCCCACTGCAGCTCGCCCTACGACTGCGACTTCCGGGACTTCTGCTGGAAGCACGTGCCCGACTACTCGGTCTACGACCTCAAGCGCGCCGACTTCGGCACCATCACGGAGCTGCGCCACCTGGGCGTGATGCGCCTGGAGGACATCCCCCCCGACTTCGGCCTCACGGACGCCCAGGAGATCCAGGTCCGGGTGGCCAAGACCGGCGAGCCGCACATCGACGGACCGGGCATCCGCAAGTGCCTGCAGAGCCTGGCCTACCCCCTCCACTACCTGGACTTCGAGACCGTGGCGCCGGCCATCCCGCCTTACGACGGCCTGCGCCCGTTCCAGGCCCTGCCCTTCCAGGCCTCCTTGCACGTGCAGGCCGAGCCCGACGGCAAGGCCGAGCATCTGGAATTCCTGGGCGACCCGAAGTCGGACCCCCGGGCGGCGATGGTCGATTTCCTCATCGGGAAGATAGGCCCCAAGGGCTCGGTGGTGGTCTACAACGCCAGCTTCGAGGGCGGCCGCCTGGCGGAGCTGGCCGAGGCCTTCCCGCGCCAGGCCAAGGCCCTGCTCGGCGTCCAGAAGCGGCTCTGGGACCTGGCCGTGCCCTTCCGCACCAGCCTCTTCATGCATCCGGACATGCGCGGCAGCGCCTCCATGAAGGCGGTCCTGCCCGCTTTGGTCCCGGGCATGGACTACGACCACCTCGACATCGGCGACGGGGTGGCGGCCTTCCTGGCCTACGAATCCCTGATGGCGGGCAAGCTCTCCGCGGCCCAGGCCAAGAAGACCATGGCCGCCCTGCGCGAGTACTGCGGACAGGACACCTTGGGTATGGTGGAGATCCTGCGCGTGCTCGGGCAGTACGCGGCCTAGGATGGGCGACGAGGAGCGCAAGCCCGGCATAGCGGTCCGCCCCCGCGGCTTGTCCCTGCTGGAGCGGCTGACCCGGTTCCAGGATCGGGAGCTGTCCTTCCTCCTGGCCGGCGCCGGCGTCCTGTTCCTGGTCCCGGCCTCCCAGCAGTTCTTCCCCGGCCCGGCCGCGCGGAGCGACGCCTCGGCCGGCATCTTCCCGGCCGCGCCCGTGCAGGTCTCGGGCCTGCCCTCCAGGCTGGGCTGGACCGTCTCCACCCAGCCGGCCGGCGAGGACGGCTGGCGCGGCGCCCTGCCCGCGCCGGAGGAAGCGGCCGCCTCGGGCCAGGCCCTGGACAGCCGCGACCCTTCGGGGCTCGCCATGGGCCCGGACGCCTCGGTCCAGCCCTCCGCTTTGGCGCCCCTGCCGGCCCTGGACCAAAGCCGCGTCCCGAAGACGGGCTGGCTGGACTCCTTCTCGCGCGCCGCGGCCGCGGGCGTCTCGGCCGCCTCCGCCTGGTCGGGGCTGCCCCGGCCCAAGGACTCCTGGATGAAGGCCGGGCGCCAGAGCTTCTTGGCCGTGAGCCGCGACGGCCTGCGCGCGCTCATGGGCAACGGCCGCGCCTCGGCCAGGCTGGACTCCTCCGCCATCCACTCCGCCTACAACAAGCTGGCCCCCAACCAGACGGCCACCAGCGCCTACGACCCCAACGCCTCGCCCGAGAGCTACGTGGTCAGCGGCGACTTCGACCGCCAGGCGGCGGGCCCCGCCGGCAATCCCGTCAGCGGCCCCCCCGCCGGCGAGAAGCCCGTTGCCGAGAAGAAGGAAGAGCCCCGGACCCCTCCGCAGGACGAGAGGCCCGAGCCCGTGAAGGACAAGGGCGAGAAGGATTTCAACAGCGGGGCCTCCTCGCCCGAAGGCGCCGGCGCCAAGCCGTCCTTGGCCGGCAAGAGCGGGGCGGACATGAGCGGCCTGGGCAAGAAGAGCCTGTCCCAGATCTGCTCCGACCTGCGCGGGGTGCCCGCCAACCCCATGGCCCAGAAGCTGATGCGGGCCATCGGCCTGGTGACCGCGGCCGAGGTCAACCTCAAAGCGGGCGGACAGCTCATCTGCGCCGAGGGCGTGCAGCCGCAGCGCTTCGCCAAGGACCCCAAGAGCGAGGAAGACAGCGACGTCAACGCCATCCTCCAGCGCGCGCTCGGAGTCCTCGGCGGACCTGAGGTCCTGCCCAAGCTCAGCGAGGCGGTCCGGCTCTGCAAGCAGGCCGACTCCAAGGCCGTCAGCTCCGTGGCCTCGGTGAACCGGGACGTCTCGCGCGAGCTGACGCGGGCCGTGGAGCCCTGCACCGTGGGCCGCTACTGCTGCGACTTCTACGTGCGCGTGCAGGGCATCTGCCAGCCCAGCGCGCAGTCCCCCTGCAAGGACGCCGTGTGCGCGGATTGCGAGACCTCCAACAAGACCGCGCGCCAGACCGCGGTCCGGCAGGTGAACTCCAAGGTCAAGGACGCGGGCTGCACGGGCTTCAAGCGCGCCTACGACGACATCGAAAGCGCCTTCCAGCACGGCCAGACGCCGCTGCGCAAGGCCGAGGAGTCGGTCTCCGCGCTCAACCGGGAGAAGGTGGGGCCCGCCCTGGAGGCGGTCTGCAAGGGCGCGGCCCAGGCCCAGGAGTGCCGCTTCGACGGCAAGGAGGCCGGCGGCTCCGCCGAAGGCGCCGAGGGCCAGGACTACCTGCACCGCGCCTCCGGCCTGCTGGCGCAGGCCCGCCAGCTGCTCGACGAACTGAGCCTGACCTCGGACGACACCGTGGACATGCTGAAGGTCACCAAGGACTGGAAGGACTGGGTCCGCCAGGTGCGCGAGCAGGACCAGCGGGTCGCCGGCGTGTTCCAAGAGCAGGTCAAGCTGGTCAACCGCATCAGCCCCATCCTGCCCAAGCTCGAGAAAGCGGCGCCGCGCTGGGAGGGCGGCTCTTTCGCGGTCGACAAGAAGGCCGTGATCCCGGACAAGGAGATCGACGAGTTCACCGAAAAAAGCGTCCTCAAGCAGGACTCGGGCACGGCCCTCAAGCCGGTCCTGGCCGACCGCTGGTGCCAGTCCCCGCCCGAGGTCAGCCTGGACTGCGACTCCGCCGACGAGGTGTCCGCCGTCGCCCGGCAGAGCGAGGAGAAGACCCGCCCCGTGACGCAGAACGCCCAGAAGAAGCAGAAAGACGAGACCTCCAAGCGCGTCCTCGACGATGTCAAAAAGGCGCTCGGAGCGGCCCAGCCGTAAGCCCGCCCAGCCCTATTTGGTAGAATCCGGCCATGCATCCGCTGCTCGCGGCGCTGCTCCTGTGCCTGCCCCTGACCGCCCACGCGGGCCTGCCCGCCGTGGACTGGGAGCGGCTCCTCTCCGGCTGGTCCGCGCGGCACACGGCGGCCCCGTCAGCGCCCGCCACGGTACCGGCCCAGGCCGTCATGCGCCTGCGCGGCCTGCTCTCCGTCTGGACCCAGGACTGCGCGCCCGACTGCGGCCTGCCTTCCGCCATCGTGAAGAACGACCCGGTGCTGCTGGAGCTGCCGCTGCCGGAGAAGCCGGGGCAGTTCCGAGCCGTGCGCCTCAAGCGCGAATATCAGGTCTCCGGCGGGACTCTGCAGGTCCAGGCGGACTTCTACGCCCTCTACCCTCCGGGAGCGGCGCCCTACTTCAGCGTCCAGGTGGAGCTCTCCGGCGCGGCCGCGGCCCTGTGCACGGCCTCGCTCAATGAGGCGGATTTCTCCCCCTTCCCGGTGCTGGCCTGCGGTTCTCCCCGCGACGGCAAGCGCCTGGGCCTGACTTTGCATCGCGCGCCCCTGTAGTTCGGGGACACAATACTTATCTCGGCGAATTAAGTAATGTGTCCCCGATCTCTGGGCCTTTGGTCCTAGGGCGCACAAGGCCGAACGGCCCCTGAAATGAGTCGGGCCCTCCTTGTATACTCATGAGGACATGACTGTCACCCATCCCGCCCACAGCTGTTACATGATGGTCCTCCTCATCGACCTGACTTCGGGTCTCTGACTGCCTCCCCACACCCGGCGTTCCCCGGCTTGATCCCGTAGGAGGCACATCATGACGATAGACCGCAAAACGACGTCGAGACTCCTGGTCCCCCTTTCCCTTATACTGACCTGCGCCGCGGCCCAGGCCCAGTCCCGCCTGAAGTTCGGCAGCATGCCGGCGCTCTCCGGGGCCGCCAGCGTGGGCTCATTGTTCGACGGCGGCGCCTCCGGCGCCGCCCTGGCGGTCGCGCCCGCCGCGGAGGTGGCGTCCGTCCCCACGCGCTCCGAGGCGGACCTGCGCCGCGAGCTCGCCGCAGCGGTCAAAAGCGGGGACTGGGCCATCATGAGCCTCAGCCCGGAGGCCCGGGCCCTGGCCACGCCGGCCGAGAAGCTCCAGATGCTCAAGACTTTGATGGACGCCGCGTCCCGGAGCAGCAACAACAACGGCGAAGGCGGCGACCCGGACCGCTGGCGCCGCGATGCCGCCATGCAGGGCATGCTGGGCTCGGCCCCGGACGCGGCCTCCTTCGACTGGGTCTACTACCGCGCCAATACCGCGACGATGTTCCGGGTCATGGACTCCCGGGGACTGCGCGCCCTCTCCGCCCGCTACCGGGCCGGCGCCGTGCCCGGAGACTGGGACGGCTACCTGAGCTACCTCGACACCGTGGCTGAGACCAAGAGCGCGGGGCGCAACCAGGTCCAGTTCCTCATAGACGGCGCGGATGTCATCGCGCCCGGCCTGGCCGTCATAGACGACGCCAAGTACAGCATCCACATGGAGGTCTTCCAGTTGCAGGGCGACGAGGTCGGCAAGGCCGTGGCCGAGCGCCTGGCGGCCAAGGCGGCCAAGGGCGTGAAGGTGCGCCTGCTGCTCGACGAGCACGGCACGCAGCCTGACGAGCCGTCCGGCGGGCCGGTGCGCGAGCTCATCGCGCTCATGCGCGCCGGCGGCGTGGACGTGCGCGTGCGCAAGACCCCCTTCGGCGCGGGCCACCTGGACCACCGCAAGGTGATGGTGGTGGACGGCGACGTGGGCTTCACCGGCGGCATGAATATCGGCAAGAGCTATCAGATGGACTGGCACGACCAGCAGACCATGATCATCGGCCCGGCCGTGGCCAGGCTCCAGGACAACTTCCTGGAGCAGTGGCGGGCCCAGGGCGGGGCGGTGGACCCCAACGAGCCGGGCGTCTATCCGACGATCGAGGAGCCGGCCAACGGCGTGGAGACGCGGGTGGTCGTGCACCGCGGCGGCGCCGCGGACCAGAACATCAAGGCCGCCTACATCCGCGCCTTCGCCACGGCCCAGACCTCCATCCGCATCGCCAACCCGTACTTCATGGACGCGGACGTGGTGCAGACGCTCTGCGAGGCGGCGGGGCGCAAGGTGAAGGTCCAGGTGGTCCTGCCCGAGGACAACGACGTCAAGATCGTGCAGCGCGGCTCGCGCGCCTACTACCCGGACCTGATCCAGGCCGGCGTCGAGGTCTATGAGTACCAGGGCCGCATGGCGCACGAGAAGGTGGCTGTCATCGACACCTACTGGTCCACCGTGGGCTCATCCAACCTGGACACCCGCAGCCTGAGCAACAACGACGAGCTCAACCTGGTGCTCATGGACCGCAAGCTCGCCGCCTACATCGAGCGCTGGCTCTTCGACGCGGACCTGCAGAGGAGCAAGCGCATCATGCAGTACACCCCCACGCCGCGCGAGCGGCTCGACCGCTCTTTGGAGGAGCTGCTCTAGGGCCTGCTCTGCAGAAGCGGCTCGATCTGCTTGAGCGTGGCGTCCGCGTCCACGGCGCCGGCCTGAGCCGAGGACATGAGCTCGGCCTTGCGGGCTTGCGGCGTCTTGTAGGCGACGGTCATCTTGCCGAAGCCGACGACGCTGTCCATCTCGGAGTAGGCGATGCGGAAGTAGCCGTCTTCGCCCCAGTCCGGGCCCCAGCTGTTCTTCACGATGAAGCACTTCTCCTTGTCGTCGTAGCCGACCAGGAGCACGGCGTGCCCGCCGAGCTTCTGGCCCGAGACGTAGGAGTAGACGCCCGACTTGTAGTGCTTGAAGTCCTCGTACACCATGTAGGAGGTGGGCAGGGGGCCGTACTGGACCAAAGCCGCCTTGAGCGCGGCGAGCTTGGCGGAGACGAAGCCCCAAGAGCCGATCTTGTAGGCGTGGTCCTTCCAGCCCGCAGCCGCGCTCTTGCAGTTCCCGTTGGCCGCCGTATACGGATAATCCGCCTCGGGCGGCAGGCCCGTGCTCGCGAGGAAATGGGGGATGAGCATGCCGCCGCTGCAGGAGCCCACCCAGGAGCAGGAGACGAGGACCTGCTCGGAGAGGTTGAGGTCCTTGCCCGGCTCGTGGCGCGCCAGGAGGACGTTGGATTCCAGGGCCCCGGTCATGGCGAAGGCCCAGCAGCTGCCGCAGTGCTTCTGGTCCCGGACGGGGGTCACGTACTTGCCGTCGTGGTCGCGCCAGTCGATGCGGGGAGGGAGCGCCTCGTTCATCATGACCTGGATGTCGGGACCTTCGGGGCGCTCCATGCTCAGGCCCACGCGCAGGCCCCATTCCTTGCCGGAGAGCCGGGAGAGGGCGGTCTCGCCCGCGACCCACTTGGCGCCCTTCGCCTTGATCGCGGTCTGGACCTGGGCGATCTGCTCATCGGGACCGCCGGAGAGCATCTCCTGCGCGCCGGCCGTCATGGCGCCGGCCAGAAGGAGCGCGGCCCAAAGTCCTGGGACGAGGCTGTTTCTCATGTTCTTCAAAGGGTTGACCTCCGCTGAGACCTAGGGCGATTCTAGGTCTTTGGGCCGCCGATGTCAAACCAGCGCTCAACGGCCTGCTGACTTCGCCGGGCGCAGC
Protein-coding regions in this window:
- a CDS encoding DUF2779 domain-containing protein; the encoded protein is MPMRLSKTQYIRGLQCLKSLWLHHFRPDLRVPVSPALQRIFEQGRAVGELARRAFPGGILIAADHDHIPEALQQTQSALQTGVSALFEPAFVHDDLLARPDILVRDEGGWDLIEVKASTDVKEVYLPDVAAQRFAVEGSGLKVRRTLLMHVDNAYVRKGPVDPHKFFRTQDVSALCAPHLKELPAKLAAMQATMEGVLPEVEIGAHCSSPYDCDFRDFCWKHVPDYSVYDLKRADFGTITELRHLGVMRLEDIPPDFGLTDAQEIQVRVAKTGEPHIDGPGIRKCLQSLAYPLHYLDFETVAPAIPPYDGLRPFQALPFQASLHVQAEPDGKAEHLEFLGDPKSDPRAAMVDFLIGKIGPKGSVVVYNASFEGGRLAELAEAFPRQAKALLGVQKRLWDLAVPFRTSLFMHPDMRGSASMKAVLPALVPGMDYDHLDIGDGVAAFLAYESLMAGKLSAAQAKKTMAALREYCGQDTLGMVEILRVLGQYAA
- a CDS encoding pseudouridine synthase, with the protein product MAPRMLMLHKPKGYVVTLCDEKGRKTVYDLLPDWARAEGWMPAGRLDLDSRGLLLFAKEGKVLDALTRPGHLLKTYEVWVRGLVTPEHVRQALAGVETPEGLCRAREVEVLGRAGPKTRVRVKLDEGKNRHIRRIFGALKDPKFGTALKVLELKRVAVGGLELDVASGQWRFLSDGEAAHLL
- a CDS encoding phosphatidylserine/phosphatidylglycerophosphate/cardiolipin synthase family protein, encoding MTIDRKTTSRLLVPLSLILTCAAAQAQSRLKFGSMPALSGAASVGSLFDGGASGAALAVAPAAEVASVPTRSEADLRRELAAAVKSGDWAIMSLSPEARALATPAEKLQMLKTLMDAASRSSNNNGEGGDPDRWRRDAAMQGMLGSAPDAASFDWVYYRANTATMFRVMDSRGLRALSARYRAGAVPGDWDGYLSYLDTVAETKSAGRNQVQFLIDGADVIAPGLAVIDDAKYSIHMEVFQLQGDEVGKAVAERLAAKAAKGVKVRLLLDEHGTQPDEPSGGPVRELIALMRAGGVDVRVRKTPFGAGHLDHRKVMVVDGDVGFTGGMNIGKSYQMDWHDQQTMIIGPAVARLQDNFLEQWRAQGGAVDPNEPGVYPTIEEPANGVETRVVVHRGGAADQNIKAAYIRAFATAQTSIRIANPYFMDADVVQTLCEAAGRKVKVQVVLPEDNDVKIVQRGSRAYYPDLIQAGVEVYEYQGRMAHEKVAVIDTYWSTVGSSNLDTRSLSNNDELNLVLMDRKLAAYIERWLFDADLQRSKRIMQYTPTPRERLDRSLEELL
- the rmuC gene encoding DNA recombination protein RmuC, producing MLYALVVFNVVTLALVLWVILTMVRLDERTRKAEALPQQIDQNKDDTLRQVREELKSTKADFQNKTDSAVASIQAVTGQLGERLKAAGATLDSLQNSTGQLIAGLQTVSELRDVFLVPQRRGPQSEVHLQSLLENIFPHEDLKFPYSPDPGASEKVEAAVKIAERWLPIDSKAHIDKFLEFKKTNARKDKTAFLNAIKGSVEDISAKYIRPERGTHDFAFLFVPAESLWMEITEFKTGEDAGPDLFSYARAKKVILVSPQTLYPYLRLVMVAMAGKQLQNKAQELHQNLQGLLTRFHEVREAVDKASKQMGNAKANLDEARQGLSDFEVSLTRGVSLAAPQAAGLVESQRSA
- a CDS encoding C1 family peptidase encodes the protein MRNSLVPGLWAALLLAGAMTAGAQEMLSGGPDEQIAQVQTAIKAKGAKWVAGETALSRLSGKEWGLRVGLSMERPEGPDIQVMMNEALPPRIDWRDHDGKYVTPVRDQKHCGSCWAFAMTGALESNVLLARHEPGKDLNLSEQVLVSCSWVGSCSGGMLIPHFLASTGLPPEADYPYTAANGNCKSAAAGWKDHAYKIGSWGFVSAKLAALKAALVQYGPLPTSYMVYEDFKHYKSGVYSYVSGQKLGGHAVLLVGYDDKEKCFIVKNSWGPDWGEDGYFRIAYSEMDSVVGFGKMTVAYKTPQARKAELMSSAQAGAVDADATLKQIEPLLQSRP